One genomic window of Verrucomicrobiia bacterium includes the following:
- a CDS encoding ATP-binding protein, giving the protein MKLAQPYRILVVDDDEGMHRVFSLMLSQMPDPPPVADSTTPAPRTFKPFPGTEAESASSPAVMTEEPPAADFPQFEIDFAFQGQQGLELVRKALAEERPYTMAFIDMRMPPGWDGIETIGHIWKECYDLQIVICTGYTDFSWHDLIRKFGHSDRLLIMKKPFDMTEVRQVAYSLAEKWDLSHQAQSHLQRLQKLVSERTAKLQEANLSLQRKIVENKQAERRLVTQYSVSQALAPAATLSDAVEIIFQIVCRSLDWEWGALWQVDAQANVLRLANHWHVSDIALDAFIDLSRELTLEPGVGIPGRVWSSGQVVWTRDISHEDFRRSASATISGLHGAIGFPIYAGKKMIGVMEFLTRDIRERDRDTLQTFAVIGSTIGQFVERRQAEDDLKRERDYIDQIIRETPALVVGIAPDGTTTFVNPSIMQHTGYSPAELIGKNWWQLCYPGEGQQQVEQFFRDLEKGPVRDYEMVLTTKTGQKRTVSWNSLNKLDDSGALAELIGFGNDITERKLAETERRGMEIQLRHAQKMESIGQLAAGIAHEINTPTQYIGDNIRFLQDSFGDLQKLQAQYENLFHAAKENSITPELIAEVESAAQRSNVEFLMKEIPGAIQQSLEGVDRVARIVRAMKDFSHPGTGEKTPIDINKAVQTTLTVAGNEWKYVAKIVTDFDPALPQIPCLPGELNQVILNLVVNAAHAIADVVGNGTKGLGVITASTHLCGESVEIRIRDTGTGIPEKIRGKIFDPFFTTKPVGRGTGQGLAIAHAVIVDQHQGQLLFETEMNVGTVFIIRLPLQPPARKKSETTR; this is encoded by the coding sequence ATGAAACTCGCCCAGCCTTACCGGATTCTGGTCGTGGATGACGATGAGGGGATGCACCGGGTTTTTTCGTTGATGCTTTCGCAGATGCCGGACCCGCCTCCGGTGGCGGACAGCACGACTCCCGCGCCCCGCACCTTCAAACCGTTTCCCGGCACTGAAGCGGAATCGGCATCGTCACCTGCGGTCATGACCGAGGAACCTCCCGCGGCGGACTTTCCGCAGTTTGAAATTGATTTTGCTTTTCAAGGCCAGCAAGGGCTCGAACTCGTCCGCAAGGCGCTCGCCGAGGAGCGTCCCTACACGATGGCTTTTATTGACATGCGCATGCCGCCCGGCTGGGATGGCATCGAAACCATCGGCCACATCTGGAAGGAATGTTACGACCTGCAAATTGTCATCTGCACCGGTTATACGGATTTTTCTTGGCATGATCTGATCCGCAAATTCGGCCACAGCGACCGGCTGCTGATCATGAAGAAGCCGTTCGACATGACGGAAGTCCGGCAGGTCGCCTATTCGCTCGCGGAAAAATGGGACCTCTCGCACCAGGCCCAAAGCCATCTTCAACGCCTCCAAAAACTCGTCAGCGAACGCACGGCCAAACTCCAGGAAGCCAATCTTTCGCTCCAACGCAAGATCGTCGAAAACAAACAAGCCGAACGCCGCCTCGTCACGCAATATTCCGTCAGCCAGGCGCTCGCTCCCGCCGCCACGCTCAGCGATGCCGTCGAAATTATTTTTCAAATCGTTTGCCGCAGCCTTGATTGGGAATGGGGCGCGCTCTGGCAGGTGGATGCGCAGGCCAATGTCCTGCGCCTCGCCAATCATTGGCACGTCTCCGATATTGCGCTCGATGCGTTCATTGATCTCAGCCGTGAACTCACGCTTGAGCCGGGTGTCGGAATTCCCGGCCGCGTTTGGAGCAGCGGACAGGTCGTATGGACTCGGGACATTTCCCACGAAGATTTTCGCCGAAGCGCTTCTGCTACCATCAGTGGCTTGCACGGGGCCATCGGTTTTCCAATTTACGCCGGCAAGAAAATGATCGGCGTGATGGAATTTCTCACGCGCGACATCCGCGAACGCGATCGCGATACACTCCAGACTTTCGCCGTCATCGGCAGCACCATCGGCCAATTCGTGGAACGCCGCCAGGCCGAGGACGACCTCAAGCGCGAACGCGATTACATTGATCAAATCATCCGCGAGACGCCCGCGCTGGTCGTGGGTATCGCGCCCGACGGCACGACGACGTTCGTCAATCCCTCAATCATGCAGCACACCGGTTATTCGCCCGCCGAATTGATCGGCAAAAACTGGTGGCAACTTTGTTATCCCGGCGAAGGGCAGCAGCAGGTGGAACAATTTTTTCGCGATTTGGAAAAAGGCCCCGTGCGCGATTATGAAATGGTGCTGACCACCAAGACCGGCCAGAAACGCACCGTGAGTTGGAATTCCCTCAACAAACTCGATGACTCTGGCGCGCTCGCGGAACTCATCGGCTTCGGCAACGACATCACGGAACGCAAGCTCGCTGAGACTGAGCGGCGTGGCATGGAAATCCAGTTGCGCCACGCGCAAAAAATGGAATCCATCGGCCAGCTCGCGGCGGGCATCGCCCACGAGATCAATACGCCGACGCAATACATCGGCGACAACATCCGCTTTCTTCAGGATTCCTTTGGCGATCTCCAAAAGCTGCAAGCGCAATACGAAAATCTTTTCCACGCCGCGAAGGAAAACAGCATCACGCCCGAATTAATCGCCGAAGTAGAGAGCGCGGCGCAACGGAGCAACGTCGAATTTCTGATGAAGGAAATTCCCGGCGCCATTCAGCAATCACTTGAAGGCGTGGACCGCGTAGCTCGCATCGTGCGCGCGATGAAGGATTTTTCGCATCCCGGCACGGGCGAGAAAACGCCGATTGATATCAACAAGGCGGTGCAGACCACGCTCACCGTCGCCGGCAATGAATGGAAATACGTCGCCAAGATCGTCACCGATTTCGACCCGGCGCTGCCGCAGATCCCCTGCCTGCCCGGCGAACTCAACCAGGTCATCCTCAATCTCGTCGTCAATGCCGCGCACGCGATCGCCGATGTCGTGGGCAACGGCACGAAAGGCCTGGGCGTCATCACCGCGAGCACGCATCTATGCGGCGAATCGGTGGAGATCCGCATTCGCGATACCGGCACGGGCATCCCTGAGAAAATTCGCGGGAAAATCTTCGATCCTTTTTTCACGACCAAGCCCGTCGGCCGCGGCACCGGCCAGGGCCTCGCCATCGCGCATGCGGTGATCGTGGACCAGCATCAGGGGCAACTGCTTTTTGAAACGGAAATGAATGTTGGCACGGTGTTCATCATCCGCCTGCCGCTCCAACCACCCGCCCGCAAAAAATCGGAGACCACAAGATGA
- a CDS encoding glycosyltransferase: MTQPAPSLLLLVPAYNEESRIGPVLVAFAEYFQKNYDGKFQLVVVLNGCRDNTLGVVQGVAKKYPTISALDFAEPLHKGGALIEGLKLAPRADLVGYVDADGATGPEAFHKIVKLCDRADCVIGSRWLPGAVLHQHQTKLRRFVSRCFHAIVQFLLRLNIQDTQCPAKVMSRHAIEKVHSTLLTADLAFDVNLLFSLKRAGFTILEVPIEWTDVAGSKVTQTLIRSSLTMFLSVVRLRLIYSPFYSPLRKVFGPFEAWIYKKLRAPVPLPGPDPKRLKKEEEENAKK; the protein is encoded by the coding sequence GTGACCCAGCCAGCGCCCAGTCTGCTGTTATTGGTCCCGGCCTATAACGAGGAATCCCGGATCGGCCCGGTGCTCGTCGCTTTTGCCGAATACTTCCAGAAAAATTACGACGGAAAATTCCAACTCGTCGTCGTCCTCAACGGCTGCCGCGACAACACGCTCGGCGTCGTCCAGGGCGTTGCCAAAAAATATCCCACGATCAGCGCGCTGGATTTTGCCGAACCGCTTCACAAAGGCGGTGCGCTCATCGAGGGCCTCAAACTCGCCCCGCGCGCGGACCTCGTTGGCTACGTGGATGCCGATGGCGCGACCGGTCCCGAAGCGTTTCATAAAATCGTCAAGCTCTGCGACCGCGCCGATTGCGTGATCGGTTCGCGCTGGCTTCCCGGCGCCGTGCTGCATCAGCACCAGACCAAATTGCGCCGTTTCGTGAGCCGCTGCTTTCATGCAATCGTGCAGTTCCTTCTGCGCTTGAATATTCAAGACACGCAATGCCCGGCGAAAGTGATGAGCCGCCATGCGATTGAAAAGGTTCACAGCACCCTGCTCACCGCCGATCTTGCTTTCGACGTCAACCTGCTCTTTTCCCTCAAACGCGCGGGTTTCACGATCCTCGAAGTTCCTATCGAATGGACAGACGTCGCCGGTTCCAAAGTCACCCAGACCTTGATTCGCTCGTCACTGACGATGTTCCTCTCCGTCGTTCGCCTGCGGCTAATCTATTCGCCATTCTACAGTCCGTTGCGAAAAGTGTTCGGACCGTTTGAAGCGTGGATTTACAAAAAGCTTCGCGCGCCTGTTCCGCTTCCCGGGCCCGACCCTAAGAGACTTAAAAAGGAAGAGGAAGAAAACGCGAAGAAATGA
- a CDS encoding HDOD domain-containing protein, giving the protein MISVLTAPPAKLQKLDRSQIENRLKGCPCLPSLGSIENALKDLLSADQRYTSQIAEIIRRDPSLTSRLLRLVNSVYYGISRPIKNIEEAVFYLGVRQIRQLAMVTPIIEDFQKLGGDQRFAWRAFWQHCIGTALMTREVIDIVQSQKGEIDYVAGLIHDVGKIAMASAFPDHFAEIYINRKDTEQDLLELEREILGIDHAELGALYLKKQTLPEVFIEIVQYHHHPEKAQEHASVVAAVQVADLLVRHAKIGNSGNRNEVTEENWLAASGWKILFGHQKDEERAITRAALKRSLERIPTILEGMI; this is encoded by the coding sequence ATGATTTCTGTTTTAACAGCACCGCCGGCCAAGTTACAAAAACTGGACCGGTCACAAATTGAAAACCGCTTAAAGGGTTGCCCCTGCCTGCCTTCGCTCGGCAGCATCGAGAACGCCCTCAAGGATTTGTTGAGCGCCGACCAGCGCTACACCTCGCAGATCGCCGAGATCATCCGGCGCGATCCCAGCCTCACCTCGCGCCTGCTGCGGCTCGTCAACTCGGTTTACTACGGCATTTCGCGCCCGATCAAGAACATTGAGGAAGCGGTTTTTTATCTCGGCGTCCGCCAAATCCGCCAGCTCGCGATGGTCACGCCGATCATCGAGGATTTTCAAAAGCTCGGCGGCGACCAGCGTTTCGCCTGGCGCGCTTTCTGGCAGCATTGCATCGGCACCGCGCTCATGACCCGCGAAGTCATTGACATCGTCCAATCGCAAAAGGGCGAAATTGATTACGTCGCCGGTTTGATTCACGACGTGGGTAAGATTGCGATGGCATCCGCCTTCCCCGATCATTTCGCGGAGATCTACATCAACCGCAAAGACACCGAACAGGATTTGCTCGAACTCGAGCGGGAAATTCTCGGCATTGACCACGCGGAACTCGGCGCGCTCTATCTCAAGAAACAAACGCTGCCCGAAGTATTCATCGAGATCGTCCAATATCATCATCATCCCGAGAAGGCCCAGGAACACGCCTCAGTCGTCGCCGCGGTGCAAGTGGCCGACCTCCTTGTCCGCCATGCCAAAATCGGCAACAGCGGTAATCGCAACGAAGTCACTGAGGAAAATTGGCTGGCTGCCAGCGGCTGGAAAATCCTTTTCGGACATCAAAAAGACGAGGAACGCGCCATCACCCGCGCCGCTCTCAAACGCAGCCTGGAACGGATTCCCACGATCCTCGAAGGCATGATCTAA
- a CDS encoding response regulator encodes MNDSATQAVTGSKKSILVVDDSASVAELISEMLLSFGYHPEICLTVKEALAKFEANKYDLVITDYTMPGMNGVDFAKLLKESAPSQIVLLITGSNFSMTEAASRSMPVNATLQKPFSVQEFQEAVANLIGDAKAHA; translated from the coding sequence ATGAATGATTCCGCAACCCAGGCAGTAACCGGTTCCAAGAAGTCCATTCTTGTCGTAGATGACTCCGCCAGCGTGGCGGAACTCATCAGCGAAATGCTGTTGAGTTTTGGCTACCATCCGGAAATCTGCCTCACCGTCAAGGAAGCGCTCGCAAAATTCGAGGCCAACAAATACGACCTGGTCATCACCGATTACACCATGCCGGGAATGAACGGCGTGGACTTCGCGAAATTGCTCAAAGAAAGCGCGCCCAGTCAAATCGTGTTGCTCATCACCGGCTCGAATTTCTCCATGACTGAGGCGGCTTCGCGTTCGATGCCCGTGAATGCAACCTTGCAAAAGCCTTTCTCTGTCCAGGAGTTCCAGGAAGCCGTCGCCAACCTCATCGGCGACGCCAAGGCCCACGCGTAA
- a CDS encoding HD domain-containing phosphohydrolase — protein MDDEPNVLAAFQRQLRKQFSVETAPGPNEGLAILQNDQDYAVVVADMRMPEMNGVEFLTKVKALAPEVVRLMLTGNADQGTAIEAINEGCIFRFLNKPCTSEKLADALEAALRQHQLITAERELLENTLSGSIKVLSEILALTETKSLGHTETLRNDIRALAAYMKIGRVWQLEVAATLAHIGQVTIPPEVVLKARIGHTLVAQEHEMFARIPAVGANLLAQIPRLEEVSRIILYQNKRFNGAGFPNDGIAGHDIPLGARLLKALFDLTQVEAGGVSRGLALEQLRNRQGWYDPDILEAICGCFKLATPVTENAAKPPVPVAFPALRVGHLLVSDIETRNGTMIVAAGNRITPALIHRLRNFSSLSGIKEPIYVEAAA, from the coding sequence GTGGATGATGAACCCAACGTGCTCGCCGCGTTTCAGCGGCAGTTGCGCAAACAATTTTCCGTCGAGACTGCGCCCGGGCCGAACGAAGGACTTGCCATTCTCCAGAACGACCAGGATTACGCGGTCGTCGTCGCCGACATGCGCATGCCTGAGATGAACGGCGTGGAATTTCTGACAAAGGTCAAGGCGCTCGCGCCCGAAGTCGTCCGTCTCATGCTCACTGGCAACGCCGATCAGGGCACAGCCATCGAGGCCATCAATGAAGGCTGCATCTTCCGCTTTCTCAACAAACCCTGCACGAGTGAAAAATTGGCCGACGCGCTCGAAGCCGCGTTGCGCCAGCATCAACTCATCACCGCCGAGCGCGAGTTGCTTGAAAACACCTTGAGCGGCAGCATCAAAGTGCTTTCCGAAATCCTCGCGCTCACCGAAACGAAATCGCTCGGCCATACGGAAACTTTGCGCAACGACATTCGCGCGCTGGCCGCCTACATGAAAATCGGCCGCGTCTGGCAGTTGGAAGTCGCCGCCACGCTCGCCCACATCGGCCAGGTCACCATCCCGCCCGAGGTTGTGCTCAAGGCCCGCATCGGCCACACGCTCGTCGCGCAGGAGCATGAGATGTTCGCGCGCATCCCGGCGGTCGGCGCGAATCTTCTCGCCCAAATTCCGCGGCTTGAGGAAGTCTCCAGGATTATTTTATACCAGAACAAACGCTTCAACGGCGCCGGGTTTCCCAACGATGGCATCGCCGGCCACGACATCCCGCTCGGCGCGCGTTTGCTCAAGGCACTGTTCGACCTCACGCAAGTCGAGGCCGGGGGAGTGTCTCGCGGACTCGCGCTCGAACAGTTACGCAACCGCCAGGGCTGGTATGATCCCGACATTCTCGAAGCGATCTGCGGCTGCTTCAAACTCGCCACGCCCGTGACTGAAAACGCGGCCAAACCACCGGTTCCCGTGGCATTCCCTGCGCTGCGCGTCGGCCACTTGCTCGTCTCCGACATCGAGACCCGCAACGGCACTATGATCGTCGCTGCCGGCAACCGCATCACGCCTGCCTTGATCCATCGCCTAAGAAATTTTTCCTCGCTCTCGGGAATCAAGGAACCCATCTACGTCGAAGCCGCGGCATAA
- a CDS encoding tetratricopeptide repeat protein: MLAAAMLVAAPISLLAEGAAANATNAVSAADSTKTNSTAAFLATAPTNDLTAEPAPALGAFPTPGTIVAVASNVVDHIKDFQTMLDLARDQRRAKDFTSAELTLVTILETNAPPELRRLALFEMALVAQDENQLVKAQQVFAQYVHTYPDDPSVPEVMLRQASLYRQMGVNTLAISKYYAVMSSALNLKLDNMDYYKKLVLQAQIEIADTYYLEGKYDEASDFFNRILKANAPDLNKIPIQFKLIRCLSYMTNNTETVARSQVFLDLHTNSTDIPEVRFILASALKKLGRNHEAMKQVLLLLQSQQENVKKNPETWIYWQQRAGNEIANQLYKEGDYFSALQIYLSLADLNQSPAWQLPVWYQAGLVYEQLQQWQKATETYTKILSRQKELTPEVSTPTLASLMEMSKWRKDYIDWMQKARMSSQAYQPAVPAMPADTGAPTATPPAPSAATNP; encoded by the coding sequence TTGTTAGCCGCAGCGATGCTCGTGGCGGCCCCGATTTCGTTGCTAGCGGAAGGCGCGGCGGCGAATGCCACCAACGCGGTTTCGGCGGCTGATTCGACCAAGACGAATTCCACCGCCGCTTTCCTGGCCACGGCTCCGACAAATGACCTCACGGCCGAACCTGCTCCAGCCTTGGGCGCGTTTCCAACTCCGGGGACGATAGTGGCCGTTGCGTCGAACGTGGTGGACCATATAAAGGATTTTCAGACGATGCTCGACCTCGCGCGCGATCAACGCCGCGCGAAGGATTTCACTTCGGCGGAATTGACGCTGGTGACCATTTTGGAAACCAACGCGCCGCCGGAATTGCGCCGGCTCGCCTTGTTTGAAATGGCGCTCGTCGCGCAGGACGAAAATCAACTCGTCAAGGCGCAGCAGGTTTTCGCGCAATACGTCCACACGTATCCCGACGATCCGAGCGTGCCGGAAGTGATGCTGCGACAGGCCTCGCTGTATCGTCAGATGGGCGTGAACACACTCGCGATCTCGAAGTATTACGCGGTCATGTCCAGCGCGCTCAATCTGAAGCTCGACAACATGGATTACTACAAGAAGCTGGTGTTGCAGGCGCAAATCGAAATTGCGGATACGTATTATCTCGAAGGAAAATATGACGAGGCCTCGGACTTTTTCAATCGCATCCTAAAGGCCAATGCGCCCGACCTAAACAAGATACCGATCCAATTTAAATTGATCCGCTGCCTTTCCTACATGACCAACAACACCGAGACGGTTGCGCGTTCGCAGGTGTTTTTGGATCTGCACACGAACTCCACGGACATTCCCGAGGTGCGTTTTATTTTGGCGTCGGCATTGAAAAAGCTGGGGCGCAATCACGAGGCGATGAAGCAGGTGCTGTTGCTGTTGCAATCACAGCAGGAAAATGTGAAGAAGAATCCCGAGACGTGGATTTACTGGCAGCAGCGGGCGGGCAACGAAATTGCGAACCAGCTTTATAAGGAAGGCGATTATTTTAGCGCGCTGCAAATTTATTTGAGCCTGGCGGATTTGAACCAGTCGCCTGCGTGGCAGTTGCCGGTATGGTATCAGGCGGGATTGGTCTATGAGCAGCTTCAGCAATGGCAGAAGGCCACGGAGACTTACACGAAGATTTTGTCGCGCCAAAAGGAATTGACGCCGGAGGTTTCCACGCCCACGCTGGCTTCACTGATGGAAATGTCGAAGTGGCGCAAAGATTATATTGATTGGATGCAGAAGGCGCGCATGTCCAGCCAGGCGTATCAACCGGCGGTTCCCGCGATGCCCGCGGACACCGGCGCTCCGACCGCAACTCCGCCCGCGCCTTCAGCCGCAACCAACCCGTGA
- a CDS encoding sigma-54 dependent transcriptional regulator produces MATLLLIDDEADVQYSFRRIFDSPEIELTTAASGEEGLKLIPRLKPDLVIMDVRMGGISGLETLRRIRQIDSKLLVILMTAYGTTQTAIEAMKLGAYDYLLKPFDVPKLKEIIAGALKTALDMKQVVSYQPLLESEDYEIGIVGRSEPMQKVFKLIGQLAGSDATALITGESGTGKELVARAIYHHSERSEKPFLAINCAAIPEQLLESELFGHERGAFTGATTQRIGRFEQCHQGTIFLDEIGDMTPATQTKILRVLQSGTFERVGGNTAIEVDVRVIAATNKPLEQAVAARQFREDLFYRLNVVRVQLPPLRERPEDIRLLVNYFLKKLSQNHQHPPKSISAGVIKALEKYHWPGNVRELENIIQRAVVVAKGDVILPGDLPPEIINPGAHASSTAQLAAVPLAAGETGNEMSSIARMMFRWARQDPKLKVLPSVERELIIQALHETKGNQVHAAKLLGITRATLRKRVEKFNIKRELNIQ; encoded by the coding sequence ATGGCAACTTTGTTATTAATAGACGACGAAGCGGATGTGCAATATTCCTTCCGCCGGATCTTCGATTCGCCGGAGATTGAATTGACCACCGCCGCCAGTGGCGAGGAAGGTCTCAAGCTCATCCCGCGCCTCAAGCCCGACCTCGTCATCATGGATGTCCGCATGGGCGGCATCAGCGGCCTCGAGACCCTTCGCCGCATCCGCCAGATTGATTCCAAGCTGCTCGTCATCCTTATGACCGCTTACGGAACCACGCAAACCGCCATCGAAGCCATGAAGCTCGGCGCGTATGATTATCTGCTGAAGCCGTTCGACGTTCCCAAGCTCAAGGAAATCATCGCCGGCGCGCTCAAGACCGCGCTCGACATGAAACAGGTCGTCTCGTATCAGCCGCTGCTCGAATCGGAGGATTACGAGATAGGCATCGTCGGCCGCAGCGAACCGATGCAGAAAGTTTTCAAGCTTATCGGCCAGCTGGCCGGATCGGATGCCACCGCGCTCATCACCGGCGAAAGCGGCACTGGCAAGGAACTCGTCGCCCGCGCGATTTATCATCACAGCGAACGCAGCGAAAAACCGTTTCTCGCCATCAACTGCGCCGCGATTCCCGAACAACTGCTCGAGAGCGAATTGTTCGGCCACGAACGCGGCGCGTTCACGGGCGCGACGACCCAGCGCATCGGACGTTTCGAGCAATGCCATCAGGGCACAATCTTTCTCGACGAAATCGGCGACATGACGCCCGCGACGCAAACGAAAATTTTGCGCGTCCTGCAATCCGGTACGTTCGAGCGCGTCGGCGGCAACACCGCGATTGAGGTGGACGTGCGCGTTATCGCCGCGACCAACAAGCCACTGGAACAAGCCGTCGCCGCGCGGCAATTTCGTGAAGATTTATTTTATCGCCTCAATGTCGTGCGGGTGCAACTCCCGCCGTTGCGCGAACGCCCTGAGGACATCCGCCTGCTGGTGAATTATTTTCTCAAGAAGCTTTCCCAAAATCACCAGCATCCGCCCAAATCCATTTCCGCCGGCGTGATCAAGGCGCTCGAAAAATATCATTGGCCGGGCAACGTGCGTGAATTGGAAAATATCATCCAGCGCGCCGTCGTCGTGGCGAAGGGCGATGTCATTCTCCCCGGCGATTTGCCGCCCGAGATCATCAACCCCGGCGCGCATGCGAGTTCGACCGCGCAACTCGCCGCTGTCCCGCTGGCCGCCGGCGAAACCGGCAACGAAATGTCTTCCATCGCCCGCATGATGTTCCGCTGGGCGCGGCAGGATCCCAAGCTCAAGGTGCTGCCGTCCGTCGAGCGCGAGCTGATCATCCAGGCGTTGCACGAGACCAAGGGCAACCAGGTTCACGCGGCGAAGTTGCTCGGCATCACGCGCGCGACACTTCGCAAGCGCGTCGAGAAGTTCAACATCAAACGGGAGTTGAACATCCAATGA
- a CDS encoding response regulator, translating into MKQILFVDDEPFILEALQRSLHSMRDTWAMRFATSGTVALQLMAERPADVVVSDMRMPEMNGAQLLNEIARLHPKTVRVILSGFSDLEMIMDCLSGTHQFLTKPCNAETLKDVVGRALDMDEWINNEKLKAIVSRMGTLPSMPSLYFEILKELGSPQATLENVGVTIAQDPGMTAKMLQLVNSAFFGLRRQLTDPTEAVSQLGLETIKSLVLGIHVFSEFENKTDGELSLQNLWQHSLATAATARRIAQWERQESNIVEESFTAGLLHDVGRLVFIANLPQEYAAAMKRSRDEQTPLVEVEKEVFGASHAEVGGYLLGLWGLPISLVEAAVFHHSPRQCRGRQFGPLSMVHASNVLAHERAEGLGATLLPQMDYNYLGQIGMWERAQVWRHIPGEGLFGRSAA; encoded by the coding sequence ATGAAACAGATTCTATTCGTTGATGATGAGCCGTTCATCCTGGAAGCCTTGCAGCGCTCGCTTCACTCGATGCGCGACACGTGGGCGATGCGTTTCGCCACGAGCGGCACGGTCGCGCTGCAACTGATGGCGGAGCGTCCCGCGGATGTCGTCGTCTCCGACATGCGCATGCCCGAGATGAACGGCGCGCAGTTGTTGAACGAAATCGCGCGGCTCCATCCCAAGACCGTGCGCGTCATTCTTTCCGGCTTCTCCGATCTCGAGATGATCATGGATTGCCTGAGCGGCACGCATCAATTTTTGACGAAGCCGTGTAACGCTGAAACTTTGAAGGATGTCGTTGGCCGCGCGCTCGACATGGATGAGTGGATCAATAATGAGAAGTTGAAGGCCATCGTCTCGCGCATGGGCACGCTCCCCAGCATGCCGTCGCTCTATTTTGAAATTTTGAAGGAACTCGGTTCACCGCAGGCCACGCTGGAAAACGTCGGTGTCACCATCGCGCAGGATCCCGGCATGACCGCGAAGATGTTGCAGTTGGTGAATTCCGCCTTCTTCGGTTTGCGCCGCCAGTTGACCGACCCCACTGAAGCCGTTTCCCAACTCGGCCTTGAGACGATCAAATCGCTCGTGCTGGGCATCCATGTTTTTTCCGAATTTGAAAATAAAACGGACGGCGAACTTTCGCTGCAAAATCTTTGGCAGCACAGCCTCGCCACTGCCGCGACCGCCCGGCGCATCGCGCAATGGGAACGCCAGGAAAGCAATATCGTTGAGGAATCTTTTACCGCAGGTTTGTTGCATGACGTCGGCCGGCTCGTGTTCATCGCGAATCTTCCGCAGGAATACGCCGCCGCGATGAAGCGCTCGCGTGACGAACAAACTCCGCTGGTCGAGGTTGAAAAAGAAGTTTTCGGCGCGAGCCACGCCGAGGTCGGCGGTTATCTGTTGGGCTTGTGGGGACTGCCGATTTCGCTGGTCGAAGCCGCCGTTTTTCATCATTCCCCGCGCCAATGCCGCGGCCGCCAGTTTGGTCCGCTAAGCATGGTTCACGCGAGCAATGTCCTTGCGCACGAGCGCGCCGAAGGCTTGGGTGCCACGTTGCTGCCGCAAATGGATTATAATTATCTTGGCCAGATCGGCATGTGGGAACGCGCGCAGGTGTGGCGTCACATCCCCGGCGAAGGGCTTTTCGGAAGGAGCGCTGCGTGA